One window of the Macrobrachium nipponense isolate FS-2020 chromosome 22, ASM1510439v2, whole genome shotgun sequence genome contains the following:
- the LOC135198838 gene encoding mucin-2-like — protein MESFQTFVLTLSIWTTSAIPAKLDLQYLPPPIPVPSVTTVVSPPAIPPTAAPPTFARPPFSQQILPPRPPPTIEVQPSSPGGEECCDVPSSPEPAKPTLVLLPVTSPYDTITVQSYDQTSMMPYRFRYSIGNTGSSVFTTREEEQQKNGPLIGQYSYKRPDGVYMTVAYTADENGYRAKIIESKTPPPNLPSESGNVDHFRMRLPGKVVNEVFVDNFPGQETFSNILSRELDNDLTIFDDEDSFTSTSKSPESFQQQELQLSLENRPNTPTQNEENPLLFNVLPKTQLPFHNEQLPFSLTEKQKAQRSPTQAISGFRSVESDSDLNDDIFLESELTIPSSDKRFPFSLTNEQSTQNFPEHIISLSNPQQHAPSTLNIFTTTESQFSTPILQDNSPFLTRDAQKNEPLYENNISQFHSQQNSQTNSDSFRLSESQALTPVNGEEFSFLQINGQDLQNLPQHTQDQLSFDQEPQLNFNTFQFLEHQELNNENSPSTLTNGEETQIPSKLGITQTHFKQESQTDLNTFEYSKQQLSTTPSDEQFLFAFSNDQGTPNLPNTIISEFQSSQEPRELQSPSLETSSNQQYDNEFIISLADRQEIQSPPTNKIQQFQSEQLQPNLNNDKVLENQVFNPSAGTQETQSTFKLLESQVLTPIEDKQMTAPLELLDPSPPISEKFPLTELNQAHSLETSDLIHAQEPQFFLSTQNTASLAERQRPHFKDTVFITENGPTQPSDILTTSELSNSDEFLEPASKISEELQQYNIQESNSEISEPLDAQLQNEQNHQSQIITNDDHATFTQPENYAPEDNVSVDIRSHLQSTFQSNLASSQTLEPQSLFLSYEQDTQKSTTAKAENTSNKFIQTTTISTEQNESNRQQELHNNDQPNRQQELHNIDQLNSQDINSLGSTQFSETNQFSSQRKQSPQYISGITDSTLFTNNDQLPNISDDDDLHKQPKEINSQLQYQESQSDVNTNQLLQLQILQSSSDPAIPTSIQSIIFSGKTEHPLSNLNIKSHLNDPTTNENHNSEILGQVNSDKTTTNPLNSQFIRSKNEETYQLQAQGLQAAVPFQGYLVSNPQLPYSPPIISTTTNPQLPPNNPSSPSHNLETQSPPKEINNQNPISYPSNSDSFTAVFGQSQPANPSNTPDTNPSPQTTVSPLYLPPNIPQPFPQPPLLQPTLPQTSHPSDPNLSKPVLSTQIPTVLPTNSPNLTPNKPPFLQTQLPPLSPLPPSSTQNKPQQQPQSPVPQLSQPSVTPVTESSEFTQFPNTKPTEQQQIAQVPSNSLPNSPKPPAFPTPQLPDLIAQNPSLKPQPIFPVTPQQPFSQPNSPQPPSSKPQIIPQQPPFSQPNLPEQPPPNQPNLPALLLKPEIPLGQSPSQFYPTGQQQFPQNPPISQINPQQPPFPQLNLPQQSSLPKPGIPQLPPTSPTLPSGPPQHPSSSQIPPQLPSFSQPNLPQQPPSSTPNLPQQPLLPKPETPLEQNPSHPYPTQPQQISQLPSTSQTYPQPTLPQPEIPQSSLLPQPGPVQVPPTSPSLPSEQIPQKPPVSQISPQKPSFSQQTLPQHPSTSQSNFPQPPLLPTPEAPQALPNPSPSYPAKPPQTPQQPEISQITPQLPPAQSYFPQPEIPTKPPNLPHQPFPSQPSLIQPEIPQLIPNPSPFQPSKPPQIPQKPEISYQSSSSTPNLPQQPSFPQPIIPQLPSSTSSSLPNEPQKIPQQPPISQITQQPSFSTPNLPQKPLLPLPEALPPTSKPLPSQPNEPQKIPQHQPTFPLTPQNPSFLKPSLTQQTTKPNAPYQPVSPSQILQQGTSRPPLFSQQNPLQPPTSQQNLKPPVFPNLQLPTHLTVKPSGPASNQNLPNQFPTALPPSASLPSVSTATNKPDNQNLLPSSDSLLQDLYPSKDQNYPDQDQQQQLGQNQQQTQTQSQQQTLVQNQQQTQTQTQVQSQYQQQTQSQNQQQSQNQNQQQTQSQSQQQSQNQQQTQSQSQQQSQNQNQQQNQSQSQGQSQNQNQQQGQTQGPGLDQGQNPGKDQGYSYIINRISTQGNIAVSAPHMVHCGHYIKGRLQHPFGL, from the exons ATGGAGTCG TTTCAGACTTTTGTGTTGACATTATCAATATGGACAACGAGTGCTATACCGGCCAAATTAGACCTCCAATATCTGCCGCCTCCCATTCCTGTACCATCAG TAACAACCGTCGTCAGCCCACCAGCTATTCCGCCAACGGCAGCTCCGCCCACCTTCGCGCGCCCACCCTTCTCTCAGCAAATCCTCCCACCGAGGCCGCCCCCGACAATCGAAGTCCAGCCCTCTTCGCCGGGAGGAGAGGAATGCTGCGACGTGCCCTCCAGCCCCGAGCCAGCCAAGCCAACCCTCGTGCTTTTACCG GTCACGTCACCCTACGATACCATCACAGTGCAATCATACGACCAAACGTCTATG ATGCCGTATCGCTTTAGATACAGCATCGGCAACACGGGATCTTCCGTATTTACCACCAGAGAAGAAGAGCAGCAAAAAAATGGTCCACTTATTGGACAGTACTCTTACAAGAGACCGGATGGAGTTTACATGACTGTCGC ATATACAGCTGATGAAAATGGGTATCGAGCGAAGATAATTGAGAGTAAAACCCCGCCACCAAATCTTCCGTCTGAATCAGGCAATGTCGACCATTTCAGG ATGCGTCTACCAGGAAAAGTAGTTAACGAGGTCTTCGTGGATAACTTCCCAGGTCaagaaactttttcaaatattttgtcgAGAGAGTTAGACAATGACCTAACGATATTCGACGACGAGGACTCATTTACTTCAACATCCAAAAGCCCTGAGTCATTCCAACAGCAAGAATTGCAACTTTCACTAGAAAATCGGCCAAACACTCCAACACAGAATGAAGAAAACCCTCTGTTATTTAATGTGTTACCCAAGACCCAACTGCCTTTCCATAATGAGCAGCTtcctttttctttaacagaaaagcAAAAAGCACAACGTTCACCTACACAGGCTATTTCTGGTTTTCGTTCTGTCGAGTCTGATTCAGATTTGAATGACGACATATTCTTGGAATCTGAGCTCACGATTCCGTCCAGTGACAAGAGATTCCCTTTTTCCCTGACAAACGAACAAAGCACACAAAATTTTCCTGAGCATATAATTTCTCTGTCCAATCCCCAGCAACACGCCCCTTCTACTCTAAATATTTTTACAACCACAGAATCACAATTCTCGACTCCAATTCTTCAAGATAACTCTCCTTTCCTAACAAGAGATGCTCAAAAGAATGAGCCActatatgaaaataacatttctcaGTTTCATTCCCAACAAAATAGTCAAACAAATTCTGATTCTTTCAGGCTTTCAGAATCCCAAGCCTTGACCCCCGTGAATGGCGAAGAGTTTTCTTTTCTCCAGATCAATGGACAAGATTTGCAAAATCTTCCTCAGCATACTCAAGATCAGTTAAGCTTTGATCAAGAACCACAATTGAATTTCAATACTTTTCAGTTCTTGGAACACCAGGAGTTGAATAATGAAAACTCACCCTCTACATTAACAAATGGGGAAGAGACACAAATTCCATCCAAACTAGGTATTACACAGACGCACTTTAAACAAGAATCTCAAACAGACTTGAATACTTTTGAGTATTCAAAACAACAGCTCTCAACTACACCTAGTGACGAACAATTTCTATTTGCCTTTAGTAATGACCAGGGAACACCAAATCTACCAAACACTATTATCTCCGAGTTTCAATCTTCACAAGAACCTCGTGAGTTACAGTCCCCAAGCCTTGAAACCTCTAGTAATCAGCAGTATGACAATGAATTTATTATTTCCTTAGCAGACAGACAAGAAATACAAAGCCCTCCAACAAACAAAATCCAACAGTTTCAATCTGAACAACTGCAGCCCAACcttaataatgataaagttttagAGAACCAAGTCTTTAATCCCTCAGCAGGCACACAAGAAACACAAAGTACTTTCAAGTTATTGGAGTCCCAAGTATTGACACCGATTGAGGACAAACAGATGACTGCTCCCTTAGAATTACTAGATCCATCACCACCAATATCTGAAAAATTCCCTTTAACAGAATTAAATCAAGCTCATTCATTAGAAACCTCAGACTTGATTCATGCACAGGAACCACAATTTTTCTTATCTACTCAAAATACAGCCTCTTTAGCAGAAAGACAAAGGCCTCACTTTAAAGACACAGTATTCATAACAGAGAATGGACCTACTCAACCTTCAGATATTCTAACAACATCTGAATTGAGTAATTCGGATGAATTTTTGGAGCCAGCTTCGAAAATATCTGAGGaattacaacagtataatattcAAGAATCTAATTCTGAAATTAGTGAACCATTAGATGCTCAGCTGCAAAATGAACAAAATCATCAAAGCCAGATAATTACTAATGATGACCATGCCACCTTCACACAACCTGAAAATTATGCACCTGAAGATAATGTGAGTGTGGATATCCGGAGTCATCTACAAAGTACATTCCAATCAAATCTCGCATCGTCACAGACTTTGGAACCGCAAAGCTTATTTTTGTCCTATGAACAAGACACGCAAAAATCTACTACTGCCAAGGCTGAGAACACCTCAAACAAATTTATTCAAACAACAACCATATCAACTGAACAAAATGAATCTAATCGCCAACAGGAACTTCATAACAATGATCAACCTAATCGCCAACAGGAACTTCATAACATTGATCAGTTGAATTCCCAAGACATCAATTCACTAGGGTCTACACAGTTTAGTGAAACAAATCAATTTTCATCACAGCGTAAACAAAGCCCCCAATACATCAGTGGAATTACAGACTCTACTTTGTTTACCAATAATGACCAGCTTCCTAACATATCAGACGACGATGACCTTCATAAACAGCCCAAAGAAATAAATTCACAATTACAATATCAAGAGTCTCAATCAGATGTGAATACAAACCAGCTCTTACAGCTACAAATACTGCAGTCCTCATCAGACCCAGCAATACCTACATCAATTCAATCAATAATATTTTCTGGAAAAACAGAACATCCCCTTTCAAATCTTAATATTAAATCTCACTTAAATGATCCCACTACCAATGAAAACCACAATTCAGAAATTTTAGGACAAGTTAATTCAGATAAAACTACCACAAACCCACTTAACTCTCAGTTTATAAGATCAAAGAATGAAGAAACATATCAATTGCAAGCCCAGGGACTTCAAGCAGCAGTGCCTTTCCAAGGTTATTTAGTGTCTAATCCCCAACTTCCTTACAGTCCTCCAATCATTAGTACAACTACAAATCCCCAACTCCCTCCAAACAATCCATCAAGTCCATCACATAATCTAGAGACCCAATCACCcccaaaagaaattaataaccaAAATCCCATATCCTATCCATCGAATTCTGATTCATTCACAGCTGTTTTTGGGCAATCCCAACCTGCTAATCCATCAAATACTCCAGACACAAACCCATCACCCCAAACAACAGTCTCTCCCTTGTATCTCCCACCAAACATACCACAACCATTTCCACAACCTCCATTATTACAACCAACGCTACCACAAACTTCACACCCCTCAGATCCCAATCTAAGTAAACCTGTACTAAGTACGCAAATACCTACAGTTTTACCAACAAATTCTCCAAATTTAACTCCAAATAAGCCTCCATTCTTACAAACACAGTTACCGCCGTTAAGTCCACTGCCTCCATCTTCAACACAAAATAAACCACAGCAACAACCTCAGTCACCAGTTCCACAACTGAGTCAACCTTCTGTAACACCAGTGACAGAATCATCAGAATTTACACAGTttccaaacaccaaaccaacagaACAACAGCAAATTGCACAAGTACCTTCAAATTCACTTCCTAACTCACCAAAACCACCTGCATTTCCAACACCACAATTGCCTGACCTAATTGCTCAAAACCCTTCCTTAAAACCACAACCAATTTTTCCAGTGACACCACAACAACCTTTTTCCCAACCAAATTCACCCCAGCCTCCATCATCAAAGCCACAAATAATTCCACAACAACCACCTTTCTCCCAACCAAATTTACCAGAACAGCCTCCTCCCAACCAACCAAACTTGCCAGCTTTATTGCTGAAGCCTGAAATACCCTTAGGACAAAGTCCTTCACAATTCTACCCAACTGGGCAACAACAGTTTCCACAAAACCCCCCAATTTCACAGATAAATCCACAACAACCACCGTTCCCTCAGCTAAACTTACCACAACAGTCGTCATTACCAAAGCCTGGAATTCCACAGCTACCACCTACTTCACCAACCCTACCAAGTGGACCACCTCAACATCCTTCATCTTCACAAATACCTCCACAATTGCCATCTTTCTCCCAACCAAACTTACCACAACAGCCTCCTTCCTCCACACCAAACTTACCACAACAACCATTATTACCAAAGCCTGAAACACCTCTAGAACAAAATCCTTCACATCCCTATCCAACTCAACCACAACAGATTTCACAACTACCTTCAACATCCCAGACATATCCACAACCCACATTACCACAGCCAGAAATACCCCAGTCATCTTTACTGCCACAACCTGGACCTGTTCAAGTACCACCTACTTCACCATCCCTACCAAGTGAACAGATTCCACAAAAGCCTCCAGTTTCACAGATATCTCCACAGAAGCCATCTTTCTCACAACAAACTTTACCACAGCACCCATCTACCTCCCAATCAAACTTTCCACAACCGCCTCTATTACCCACCCCAGAAGCACCCCAAGCACTACCAAATCCTTCACCTTCCTACCCAGCTAAACCACCACAAACTCCACAACAACCTGAAATTTCACAGATAACTCCACAACTGCCTCCTGCTCAATCATACTTCCCTCAACCTGAAATACCTACAAAACCACCTAATTTACCTCATCAACCATTTCCCTCACAACCGAGCTTAATACAACCTGAAATACCCCAGCTAATTCCTAATCCTTCACCATTCCAACCAAGCAAACCACCACAGATCCCACAAAAACCTGAAATTTCTTAT CAATCTTCTTCCTCCACGCCAAACTTACCACAACAACCTTCATTCCCACAACCTATAATACCACAGCTACCATCAAGTACTTCATCATCCCTGCCAAATGAACCACAAAAGATTCCCCAGCAACCTCCAATTTCACAAATTACTCAACAACCTTCTTTCTCTACACCAAACTTACCACAAAAACCTTTATTGCCACTGCCTGAAGCACTTCCTCCTACTTCAAAGCCTTTGCCCTCCCAACCAAATGAACCACAGAAAATTCCCCAACACCAGCCTACTTTTCCCCTGACACCACAAAATCCTTCCTTCCTGAAACCCAGTTTAACACAGCAAACTACTAAACCAAATGCCCCATATCAACCTGTGTCCCCAAGCCAAATTTTACAGCAAGGGACTTCAAGGCCACCTCTATTCTCACAACAAAACCCTCTCCAACCTCCCACttcacaacaaaacttgaaaccTCCTGTGTTTCCTAACCTTCAACTTCCCACACACCTGACTGTAAAGCCTTCAGGACCTGCCTCTAATCAGAATCTGCCAAACCAATTCCCAACAGCACTTCCACCCTCAGCATCATTGCCTAGTGTCTCTACTGCAACCAACAAGCCTGATAATCAAAATTTATTGCCAAGTTCTGATAGCCTACTGCAAGATCTGTATCCAAGTAAAGATCAAAATTACCCAGACCAGGATCAGCAACAGCAGCTAGGTCAAAATCAACAACAAACCCAAACTCAGAGCCAGCAACAAACCTTGGTTCAAAATCAACAGCAAACTCAAACACAGACCCAAGTACAAAGTCAATATCAACAGCAAACCCAGAGCCAAAATCAACAACAaagtcaaaatcaaaatcaacagCAAACCCAGAGCCAAAGTCAACAGCAAAGTCAAAATCAACAACAAACTCAAAGTCAAAGTCAGCAACAAAGTCAAAATCAAAACCAACAACAAAATCAAAGCCAAAGCCAAGGCCAAAGCCAGAACCAAAATCAACAGCAAGGTCAAACACAAGGTCCGGGTTTAGATCAGGGTCAAAATCCTGGTAAAGATCAAGGGTACTCTTAC ATTATTAACAGAATCTCCACGCAGGGGAATAtagctgtcagtgcacctcacatggtccACTGTGGGCATTATATCAAAGGacgtttgcagcatcccttcggcctctag
- the LOC135198362 gene encoding cuticle protein 10.9-like — translation MKSTGAITTILLGICAFAMGAPQIHRDEEVVPPRPYAFNYTIRDQINAVMAARIEEGDSQGVIRGSYTYIRPDGIIQTTSYIADENGFRSETKEEPAGGLEIPDPSGTIQVAVNLPDAEPYSYQFTADEYKKLISKSKV, via the exons tccaCCGGTGCAATAACAACCATCCTCTTGGGCATTTGTGCCTTTGCAATGGGCGCCCCTCAAATCCACAGAGACGAGGAAGTAGTCCCACCG AGACCGTATGCATTCAACTACACGATCCGAGATCAGATTAACGCTGTGATGGCTGCCAGGATAGAGGAGGGCGATTCCCAGGGAGTGATCAGAGGCTCATACACATACATCAGGCCTGATGGGATTATCCAGACAACTAG TTACATCGCTGACGAGAACGGCTTCCGATCCGAGACAAAGGAGGAGCCAGCAGGTGGCCTCGAGATTCCCGACCCATCAGGTACCATCCAGGTAGCTGTCAATCTGCCCGACGCCGAGCCGTACAGTTACCAGTTTACGGCTGACGAGTACAAGAAACTCATTTCAAAATCTAAAGTGTAA